Proteins encoded by one window of Papio anubis isolate 15944 chromosome 7, Panubis1.0, whole genome shotgun sequence:
- the UACA gene encoding uveal autoantigen with coiled-coil domains and ankyrin repeats isoform X3, which translates to MPSLYMELILQPATLQYNCPTEHADLQGRTALHDAAMADCPSSIQLLCDHGASVNAKDVDGRTPLVLATQMSRPTICQLLIDRGADVNSRDKQNRTALMLGCEYGCRDAVEVLIKNGADISLLDALGHDSSYYARIGDNLDILTLLKTASENTNKGRELWKKGPSLQQRNLTHMQDEVNVKSHQREHQNIQDLEIENEDLKERLRKIQQEQRILLDKVNGLQLQLNEEVMVADDLESEREKLKSLLAAKEKQHEESLRTIEALKNRFKYFESDHLGSGSHFSNRKEDMLLKQGQMYMADSQCTSPGIPAHMQSRSMLRPLELSLPSQTSYSENEILKKELEAMRTFCESAKQDRLKLQNELAHKVAECKALALECERVKEDSDEQIKQLEDALKDVQKRMYESEGKVKQMQTHFLALKEHLTSEAASGNHRLTEELKDQLKDMKAKYEGASAEVGKLRNQIKQNEMIVEEFKRDEGKLIEENKRLQKELSMCEMEREKKGRKVKEMEGQAKELLAKLALSIPAEKFENMKSSLSNEVNEKAKKLVEMEREHEKSLSEIRQLKRELENVKAKLAQHIKLEEQEQVKSRLEQKSGELGKKITELTLKNQTLQKEIEKVYLDNKLLKEQAHNLTIEMKNHYVPLKVSEDMKKSHDAIIDDLNRKVLDVTQKYTEKKLEMEKLLLENDSLSKDVNRLETVFVPPEKHEKEVTALKSNIVELKKQLSELKKKCGEDQEKIHALTSENSNLKKIMSNEYVPVKTHEEIKMTLNNTLAKTNKELLDVKKKFEDINQEFVKIKDKNEILKRNLENTQNQIKAEYISLAEHEAKMSSLSQSMRKVQDSNAEILANYRKGQEEIVTLHAEIKAQKKELDTIQECIKVKYAPIVSFEECERKFKATEKELKDQLSEQTQKYSVSEEEVKKNKQENDRLKKEIFTLQKDLRDKTVLIEKSHEMERALSRKTDELNKQLKDLSQKYAEIKNVKEKLVEENAKQTSEILAVQNLLQKQHVPLEQVEALKKSLNGTIENLKEELKNMQRCYEKEQQTVTKLHQLLENQKNSSVPLAEHLQIKEAFEKEVGIIKASLREKEEESQNKMEEVSKLQSEVQNTKQALKKLETREVVDLSKYKATKSDLETQISSLNEKLANLNRKYEEVCEEVLHAKKKEIPAKDEKELLHFSIEQEIKDQKERCDKSLTTITELQRRIQESAKQIEAKDNKITELLNDVERLKQALNGLSQLTYTSGNPTKRQSQLIDTLQHQVKSLEQQLADADRQHQEVIAIYRTHLLSAAQGHMDEDVQEALLQIIQMRQGLVC; encoded by the exons AACTGCCCTCATGCTAGGTTGCGAATATGGTTGCAGAGATGCAGTAGAAGTCTTAATTAAAAATGGTGCTGATATAAGCTTGCTGGATGCGCTTGGCCATGATAGTTCTTACTATGCAAGAATTGGTGACAATCTGGACATTCTAACCTTGTTGAAGACTGCATCGGAAAATACCAACAAAG GGAGAGAACTTTGGAAGAAAGGACCATCTTTGCAACag CGAAATTTGACACACATGCAAGATGAAGTAAATGTGAAGTCACATCAGAGGGAGCATCAAAATAttcag GATTTAGAGATTGAAAATGAAGATTTGAAAGAGAGGTTGAGAAAAATTCAGCAAGAACAACGAATACTTTTGGATAAAGTCAACGGTTTACAGTTACAGCTGAATGAG gaagTTATGGTTGCTGATGATCTGGAAAGCGAG AGAGAAAAGCTGAAGTCCCTTTTGGCAGCCAAAGAAAAGCAACATGAAGAAAGCTTAAGGACTATTGAGGCTCTGAAAAATAGGTTTAAATATTTTGAG AGTGATCATTTAGGATCAGGAAGTCATTTCAGTAACC GAAAAGAAGATATGCTTCTTAAACAAGGTCAGATGTATATGGCAGACTCACAG tgtacTTCCCCAGGTATACCAGCCCATATGCAAAGCAGATCTATGTTAAGACCTCTGGAGCTATCTTTACCCAGTCAAACATCATACTccgaaaatgaaattttaaagaaagagttAGAAGCAATGCGAACTTTCTGCGAGTCAGCAAAACAAGACCGACTGAAGCTCCAAAATGAACTGGCACACAAAGTGGCAGAATGCAAAGCTTTAGCATTAGAATGTGAAAGGGTCAAGGAGGAttcagatgaacagataaagcaATTAGAAGATGCATTAAAAGATGTGCAGAAGAGGATGTATGAGTCAGAAGGTAAAGTTAAACAAATGCAGACCCATTTTCTTGCCCTTAAAGAACACTTAACAAGTGAAGCAGCCTCAGGGAATCACAGACTAACCGAGGAACTGAAGGATCAGTTGAAAGACATGAAAGCAAAATATGAAGGTGCTTCAGCAGAAGTGGGGAAATTAAGAAACCAAATCAAACAAAATGAGATGATAGTGGAAGAGTTTAAGAGGGATGAAGGCAAGCTGATAGAAGAAAATAAGCGATTACAGAAGGAACTTAGCATGTGTGAAATGGAgcgagagaagaaaggaagaaaggtcaAAGAGATGGAAGGCCAGGCAAAAGAATTGTTAGCAAAGTTGGCCCTTTCCATTCCAGccgaaaaatttgaaaacatgaaGAGCTCATTATCAAATGAAGTGAAtgagaaagcaaaaaaattagtagaaatggaaagagaacatGAAAAATCCCTTAGTGAAATTAGACAGTTAAAGAGAGAACTTGAGAATGTTAAGGCCAAGCTTGCTCAGCACATCAAACTAGAGGAACAAGAACAGGTTAAGAGCAGATTAGAACAGAAATCAGGAGAACTTGGGAAGAAGATCACTGAGTTAACATTGAAAAATCAGACACtacaaaaggaaattgaaaaagtTTATCTGGATAATAAGCTCCTCAAGGAGCAAGCACATAACTTaacaattgaaatgaaaaatcattATGTTCCTTTAAAAGTAAGTGAAGACATGAAAAAGTCACATGATGCAATTATTGATGATCTTAATAGAAAGGTTTTAGATGTAacacaaaaatacacagaaaagaagCTGGAAATGGAGAAATTACTACTGGAAAATGACAGCTTAAGTAAGGATGTGAACCGCCTAGAAACGGTGTTTGTACCTCctgagaaacatgaaaaagaggtAACAGCTCTGAAATCCAATATTGTTGAACTTAAGAAACAATTGTCTGAACTTAAGAAAAAATGTGGTGAAGACCAGGAGAAAATACACGCTCTCACATCTGAAAACAGTAACTTGAAGAAGATAATGAGTAATGAGTATGTGCCAGTTAAAACCCATGAAGAGATTAAAATGACACTGAATAACACGTTAGCTAAAACTAACAAAGAATTATTAGATGTGAAGAAAAAGTTTGAAGATATAAATCaggaatttgtaaaaataaaagataagaatgaaatactaaaaagaaaCCTGGAAAACACTCAGAACCAAATAAAAGCTGAGTACATCAGCCTGGCAGAGCACGAGGCAAAGATGAGCTCGCTAAGTCAGAGCATGAGAAAGGTGCAAGATAGTAATGCTGAAATACTGGCCAACTACAGAAAAGGCCAAGaagagattgtgacactgcatgCCGAAATTAAAGCCCAGAAGAAGGAGCTCGACACAATACAAGAATGCATTAAGGTAAAATACGCCCCAATTGTCAGCTTTGAGGAGTGCGAGAGAAAATTtaaagcaacagagaaagaacTAAAAGACCAGTTATCAGAGCAGACACAGAAGTATAGTGTCAGTGAAGAAGAAGTcaagaaaaacaagcaagagaatGATAGGTTAAAGAAGGAGATTTTTACCCTTCAGAAAGATTTGAGGGATAAGACAGTTCTCATTGAGAAGTCTCATGAAATGGAAAGAGCATTAAGCAGAAAAACAGACGAGCTAAACAAACAGTTAAAAGACTTGTCACAGAAATATGCAGAAATAAAGAATGTGAAAGAGAAGCTAGTAGAAGAAAATGCCAAACAGACCTCTGAGATACTTGCAGTGCAAAATCTTTTGCAAAAACAACATGTTCCATTGGAACAGGTTGAAGCTCTGAAAAAATCTCTTAATGGCACAATTGAAAATCTAAAGGAAGAATTGAAGAATATGCAAAGGTGTTACGAGAAAGAGCAGCAGACAGTGACCAAACTGCATCAGTTGTTGGAGAACCAAAAGAACTCTTCTGTACCCCTGGCAGAGCATTTGCAGATTAAAGAAGCATTTGAGAAAGAAGTTGGAATCATAAAAGCTAGcttgagagaaaaggaagaagaaagccaaaacaaaatggaagaagtCTCCAAACTTCAGTCTGAGGTTCAGAATACTaaacaagcattaaaaaaattagagactAGAGAAGTAGTTGATTTGTCTAAATATAAAGCAACAAAAAGTGATTTGGAGACACAGATTTCCAGCTTAAATGAAAAATTGGCCAATCTGAATAGAAAGTATGAGGAAGTATGTGAGGAAGTTTTACATGCCAAGAAGAAGGAAATACCTGCAAAAGATGAGAAGGAATTACTGCATTTCAGCATTGAGCAAGAAATCAAGGATCAGAAGGAACGATGTGATAAGTCCTTAACAACAATCACAGAGTTGCAAAGAAGAATACAAGAATCTGCTAAACAAATAGAAGCAAAAGATAATAAG ataactgAACTGCTTAATGATGTGGAAAGACTAAAACAAGCACTCAATGGCCTTTCCCAACTCACCTACACAAGTGGGAACCCTACCAAGAGGCAGAGCCAACTGATTGACACTCTGCAGCACCAAGTGAAATCTCTGGAGCAACAGCTGGCT GATGCTGACAGACAGCATCAAGAAGTAATTGCAATTTATCGAACACACCTTCTTAGTGCTGCACAG GGTCACATGGATGAAGATGTTCAGGAGGCTCTGCTCCAGATCATACAAATGCGGCAGGGGCTTGTGTGCTAG
- the UACA gene encoding uveal autoantigen with coiled-coil domains and ankyrin repeats isoform X4 has product MLIPETNKTGRELWKKGPSLQQRNLTHMQDEVNVKSHQREHQNIQDLEIENEDLKERLRKIQQEQRILLDKVNGLQLQLNEEVMVADDLESEREKLKSLLAAKEKQHEESLRTIEALKNRFKYFESDHLGSGSHFSNRKEDMLLKQGQMYMADSQCTSPGIPAHMQSRSMLRPLELSLPSQTSYSENEILKKELEAMRTFCESAKQDRLKLQNELAHKVAECKALALECERVKEDSDEQIKQLEDALKDVQKRMYESEGKVKQMQTHFLALKEHLTSEAASGNHRLTEELKDQLKDMKAKYEGASAEVGKLRNQIKQNEMIVEEFKRDEGKLIEENKRLQKELSMCEMEREKKGRKVKEMEGQAKELLAKLALSIPAEKFENMKSSLSNEVNEKAKKLVEMEREHEKSLSEIRQLKRELENVKAKLAQHIKLEEQEQVKSRLEQKSGELGKKITELTLKNQTLQKEIEKVYLDNKLLKEQAHNLTIEMKNHYVPLKVSEDMKKSHDAIIDDLNRKVLDVTQKYTEKKLEMEKLLLENDSLSKDVNRLETVFVPPEKHEKEVTALKSNIVELKKQLSELKKKCGEDQEKIHALTSENSNLKKIMSNEYVPVKTHEEIKMTLNNTLAKTNKELLDVKKKFEDINQEFVKIKDKNEILKRNLENTQNQIKAEYISLAEHEAKMSSLSQSMRKVQDSNAEILANYRKGQEEIVTLHAEIKAQKKELDTIQECIKVKYAPIVSFEECERKFKATEKELKDQLSEQTQKYSVSEEEVKKNKQENDRLKKEIFTLQKDLRDKTVLIEKSHEMERALSRKTDELNKQLKDLSQKYAEIKNVKEKLVEENAKQTSEILAVQNLLQKQHVPLEQVEALKKSLNGTIENLKEELKNMQRCYEKEQQTVTKLHQLLENQKNSSVPLAEHLQIKEAFEKEVGIIKASLREKEEESQNKMEEVSKLQSEVQNTKQALKKLETREVVDLSKYKATKSDLETQISSLNEKLANLNRKYEEVCEEVLHAKKKEIPAKDEKELLHFSIEQEIKDQKERCDKSLTTITELQRRIQESAKQIEAKDNKITELLNDVERLKQALNGLSQLTYTSGNPTKRQSQLIDTLQHQVKSLEQQLADADRQHQEVIAIYRTHLLSAAQGHMDEDVQEALLQIIQMRQGLVC; this is encoded by the exons GGAGAGAACTTTGGAAGAAAGGACCATCTTTGCAACag CGAAATTTGACACACATGCAAGATGAAGTAAATGTGAAGTCACATCAGAGGGAGCATCAAAATAttcag GATTTAGAGATTGAAAATGAAGATTTGAAAGAGAGGTTGAGAAAAATTCAGCAAGAACAACGAATACTTTTGGATAAAGTCAACGGTTTACAGTTACAGCTGAATGAG gaagTTATGGTTGCTGATGATCTGGAAAGCGAG AGAGAAAAGCTGAAGTCCCTTTTGGCAGCCAAAGAAAAGCAACATGAAGAAAGCTTAAGGACTATTGAGGCTCTGAAAAATAGGTTTAAATATTTTGAG AGTGATCATTTAGGATCAGGAAGTCATTTCAGTAACC GAAAAGAAGATATGCTTCTTAAACAAGGTCAGATGTATATGGCAGACTCACAG tgtacTTCCCCAGGTATACCAGCCCATATGCAAAGCAGATCTATGTTAAGACCTCTGGAGCTATCTTTACCCAGTCAAACATCATACTccgaaaatgaaattttaaagaaagagttAGAAGCAATGCGAACTTTCTGCGAGTCAGCAAAACAAGACCGACTGAAGCTCCAAAATGAACTGGCACACAAAGTGGCAGAATGCAAAGCTTTAGCATTAGAATGTGAAAGGGTCAAGGAGGAttcagatgaacagataaagcaATTAGAAGATGCATTAAAAGATGTGCAGAAGAGGATGTATGAGTCAGAAGGTAAAGTTAAACAAATGCAGACCCATTTTCTTGCCCTTAAAGAACACTTAACAAGTGAAGCAGCCTCAGGGAATCACAGACTAACCGAGGAACTGAAGGATCAGTTGAAAGACATGAAAGCAAAATATGAAGGTGCTTCAGCAGAAGTGGGGAAATTAAGAAACCAAATCAAACAAAATGAGATGATAGTGGAAGAGTTTAAGAGGGATGAAGGCAAGCTGATAGAAGAAAATAAGCGATTACAGAAGGAACTTAGCATGTGTGAAATGGAgcgagagaagaaaggaagaaaggtcaAAGAGATGGAAGGCCAGGCAAAAGAATTGTTAGCAAAGTTGGCCCTTTCCATTCCAGccgaaaaatttgaaaacatgaaGAGCTCATTATCAAATGAAGTGAAtgagaaagcaaaaaaattagtagaaatggaaagagaacatGAAAAATCCCTTAGTGAAATTAGACAGTTAAAGAGAGAACTTGAGAATGTTAAGGCCAAGCTTGCTCAGCACATCAAACTAGAGGAACAAGAACAGGTTAAGAGCAGATTAGAACAGAAATCAGGAGAACTTGGGAAGAAGATCACTGAGTTAACATTGAAAAATCAGACACtacaaaaggaaattgaaaaagtTTATCTGGATAATAAGCTCCTCAAGGAGCAAGCACATAACTTaacaattgaaatgaaaaatcattATGTTCCTTTAAAAGTAAGTGAAGACATGAAAAAGTCACATGATGCAATTATTGATGATCTTAATAGAAAGGTTTTAGATGTAacacaaaaatacacagaaaagaagCTGGAAATGGAGAAATTACTACTGGAAAATGACAGCTTAAGTAAGGATGTGAACCGCCTAGAAACGGTGTTTGTACCTCctgagaaacatgaaaaagaggtAACAGCTCTGAAATCCAATATTGTTGAACTTAAGAAACAATTGTCTGAACTTAAGAAAAAATGTGGTGAAGACCAGGAGAAAATACACGCTCTCACATCTGAAAACAGTAACTTGAAGAAGATAATGAGTAATGAGTATGTGCCAGTTAAAACCCATGAAGAGATTAAAATGACACTGAATAACACGTTAGCTAAAACTAACAAAGAATTATTAGATGTGAAGAAAAAGTTTGAAGATATAAATCaggaatttgtaaaaataaaagataagaatgaaatactaaaaagaaaCCTGGAAAACACTCAGAACCAAATAAAAGCTGAGTACATCAGCCTGGCAGAGCACGAGGCAAAGATGAGCTCGCTAAGTCAGAGCATGAGAAAGGTGCAAGATAGTAATGCTGAAATACTGGCCAACTACAGAAAAGGCCAAGaagagattgtgacactgcatgCCGAAATTAAAGCCCAGAAGAAGGAGCTCGACACAATACAAGAATGCATTAAGGTAAAATACGCCCCAATTGTCAGCTTTGAGGAGTGCGAGAGAAAATTtaaagcaacagagaaagaacTAAAAGACCAGTTATCAGAGCAGACACAGAAGTATAGTGTCAGTGAAGAAGAAGTcaagaaaaacaagcaagagaatGATAGGTTAAAGAAGGAGATTTTTACCCTTCAGAAAGATTTGAGGGATAAGACAGTTCTCATTGAGAAGTCTCATGAAATGGAAAGAGCATTAAGCAGAAAAACAGACGAGCTAAACAAACAGTTAAAAGACTTGTCACAGAAATATGCAGAAATAAAGAATGTGAAAGAGAAGCTAGTAGAAGAAAATGCCAAACAGACCTCTGAGATACTTGCAGTGCAAAATCTTTTGCAAAAACAACATGTTCCATTGGAACAGGTTGAAGCTCTGAAAAAATCTCTTAATGGCACAATTGAAAATCTAAAGGAAGAATTGAAGAATATGCAAAGGTGTTACGAGAAAGAGCAGCAGACAGTGACCAAACTGCATCAGTTGTTGGAGAACCAAAAGAACTCTTCTGTACCCCTGGCAGAGCATTTGCAGATTAAAGAAGCATTTGAGAAAGAAGTTGGAATCATAAAAGCTAGcttgagagaaaaggaagaagaaagccaaaacaaaatggaagaagtCTCCAAACTTCAGTCTGAGGTTCAGAATACTaaacaagcattaaaaaaattagagactAGAGAAGTAGTTGATTTGTCTAAATATAAAGCAACAAAAAGTGATTTGGAGACACAGATTTCCAGCTTAAATGAAAAATTGGCCAATCTGAATAGAAAGTATGAGGAAGTATGTGAGGAAGTTTTACATGCCAAGAAGAAGGAAATACCTGCAAAAGATGAGAAGGAATTACTGCATTTCAGCATTGAGCAAGAAATCAAGGATCAGAAGGAACGATGTGATAAGTCCTTAACAACAATCACAGAGTTGCAAAGAAGAATACAAGAATCTGCTAAACAAATAGAAGCAAAAGATAATAAG ataactgAACTGCTTAATGATGTGGAAAGACTAAAACAAGCACTCAATGGCCTTTCCCAACTCACCTACACAAGTGGGAACCCTACCAAGAGGCAGAGCCAACTGATTGACACTCTGCAGCACCAAGTGAAATCTCTGGAGCAACAGCTGGCT GATGCTGACAGACAGCATCAAGAAGTAATTGCAATTTATCGAACACACCTTCTTAGTGCTGCACAG GGTCACATGGATGAAGATGTTCAGGAGGCTCTGCTCCAGATCATACAAATGCGGCAGGGGCTTGTGTGCTAG